A segment of the Fusobacterium ulcerans genome:
AAGAAATCACTTTCTGATACACTTCACGAAAAGTATAGAAATATTCTCATTCATGAATACGAAGAAGTAAAAGAAATTTGTGAGAAAAATGGAAATACTGCTCTTTTTATCAGCGGTTCAGGTCCTACTTTAATGAACATTGCTAAAACTAAAGATTTTCAATGGAAGATAGAATATGAAATAAAAAATCTAAAAAACAGCTGGATTATCAGAACATTAGATATAGATATGAAAGGAGCAGTTGTTTTATAGGAGGATATCATGAAAGAAAAATACCTTATAGTCAATAAAAAAATCCTTCCAGATTATTTTGAAAAAGTAGTTGAAGCAAGAAATCTTTTAACTGAAGGAAAGGTAAAAGGAATAAGTGATGCTGTAAAAATGGTTGGAATCAGCAGAAGTACTTATTATAAATATAAAGATTACGTTTTTCTTCCCTCTGATAACAGTATAGGGAGAAAAGCCCTTGTATCTATGATGCTTGAACATAAAAAAGGAGTGTTGTCTGAAGTTTTGAATTATCTTTCTTCTGTAAATGGGAATATAATCACAATAAATCAGAATATTCCTATTAATGAAGTGGCATCAGTTGTTATATCTCTGGATATTTCAGATATAACTATTCCTATTGAAGATATTATCAGTGGAATAGAGCAGATAAATTATGTAGGTTCAACAAAACTTCTTTCTTTAGAATAAAAATAAAAGAGGAGAATTTTAAAATAAAATTTATTTTAGTTCTCCTCTTTCTATTTAATGGAACAATCCCATTTCCCTTTTTTCTTAAATTCCTGTCATCTTTTTCAAATCATTACATATAAATTGTGCTTTTGAACCAAAAATAGCCTGAACTCCATTAGTTCCTACTTTCAGCACCCCAGAAGCTCCCAATTTTTTCAAATCTTTGTCACTTACTGTTTTTGTATCTTTTACTTCTACTCTCAATCTTGTTATACATGAATCAAGAGATACAAGATTATCTTTTCCACCTAAAGCTTCTAAAACTCCTACTGCAAGTTCATCTGATTTTATTTCATTACCTGAAGCTGAAACCTCTTCTATCACCGCATCTTCTCTACCTGGAGTCATCAGATTAAATTTTCTGATAGCAAATCTAAATCCAAAAAAATATACTACTGACAGACATAGTCCAACTACTATTACTAAATACCAGTTATTCTGGAATCCACTTGTTCCTGGAAGTACTCCAAAAGCTATATAGTCAATAAGTCCACCAGAGAATGTCATTCCAATTCTTACATTAAGCATATTCATCAACATAAATGACAGCCCTGCAAATATACAGTGTATTCCATAAAGAATAGGAGCAACAAATAGGAATGAGAATTCCAATGGCTCTGTTATTCCAGTCAGAAATGAAGTAAGAGCTGCTGAGAACAATATTCCTCCTACCAGCTTCTTATTAGCCGGCTTAGCTTCCTGATACATTGCTAAAGCTGCTGCTGGCAGTCCAAACATCATAAACACAAATTTTCCTGTAAGGAATTTCCCTGCCCCTTGATAAGTAGCACTTGAGAAATTAGTAACTCCATCTTTCAACATAGCAAACCATATTGCCTGATCTCCATTAACCACTTGCCCTGCTGCATTTGTATATTCCCCAAACTGATACCAGAAAGGTGCATAGAAAATATGGTGCAATCCAAATGGAATAAGTGATCTCTCTATTACTCCAAATATGAAAGTAGATACATTTGTATTTGTTTCATTAGCTAAATACGATAATTTTGCAAGCCCTATTTGAACTGGCTGCCATATAACCGGCATTGCAAGCCCTATTACAAAAGCTGCTACTGCTGTAACGATAGGTACTAATCTTTTTCCTGCAAAGAATCCTAAAAATGCTGGAAGTTCTGTTTTATAAAACTTCTTATAACATACTGCTGCAATTATACCAGCTATCAATCCTCCAAAAACTCCTGTCTGAAGTGTAGGTATTCCTAATACCATTGCATAAGACATATCTCCTGCTGCTATTCCAGCAGCTGCCCCTGATACGATTCCCATTGTTGTATTCATAATAAGTATTGCTACTACTGCTGATAGTGCTGCTACTCCGTCTCCTCCTACGAGACCAATAGCTGCTCCTATTGCAAATAGTAATGGAAGGTTGCTGAATATTACCTGCCCTGCTTGTTCCATCAGTGTAAATTGCAACTTGTTTCCAAAAGCAAGGAATAGTCCAGCAGCTGGTAATATAGCAACTGGTGTCATCAATGCTTTTCCAATTTTTTGTACTTCTGCAAAAATTTTCATTTCTCCTCCTGTTTATTCTACCCTTTTTTTATTTATTCTCTGTAATTGAAATAATAATATTTTTTCAAAAAAATGTCAAGTTTTTTTCAAATAAAATGAGCTCTTTTCAAAACAAACTATTCATTATAGAATGATTTGCATTTTTTCCCTAAATATAGTATTATCTATATAAGCAATATTTCAAAATATATTCTGGGAGAAAATAAATGGATACAGAAAAAGAATTACAATTACAGCGTTTCAAAATAATTGAGCCTTTTTTAAGAAAAGAAAAAAAATTAAAAGAGATAGAAGAAGAAACTGGTGTGTCATATGCTACACTAAAAAGATGGGTTAATGCCTACAAGAAAAACGGTATACTTGGACTTGATAAAAAACAAAGAACTGATAAAGATTCATATAGAGCTATTGATGAAGATGGAGTAGAATTTATAGAACAAATTTGTCGTGAAAGTAAGGAAACTAAAATTTCAAAACTTTATTCTTTCTGCAAAGAAAAGCTTTCAAGTAAATATAATATAAGCTACCCTACCTTCTATAGAATAGTTAGTAATTTAGATGGGTTTTTCAATAAATCTTCAAGCCTTCATATGAAGAAAATAAAAAAGGAAAATCAAGTTTATCTAGTTCTTGAAATTCCATTATATATCCTAGTATCTGAAGAGGAAAGTGAGCATAAAATAGTTCCTCAATTATTAATTTCTATTGATGTGGCTACATTAAAACCTATCAATCATGCTTTAAACTACAATACTTCAAGTATATATACCCTTTTGAGTTTTATCAGAGAGAGTATGCTTAAAGTATCAGTTAAGTCTGGAAAACTTGTAAAGCCGCAAGAAATTCTTGTTTCCTCTGAAAACATAAACAACAAGAAAATATTAAAAGAAATATATGACAGTACCTCAATAAAAATTACTGAATATTTTAGTGAAAATGAGGAAATCAGAAAGTTTGTTTCTTTTCTGGAAGAGGATATAGAAAAATTCTATTACCAAAATAATAAAATACTTTCTTATCAAAATTTAAAAAGTTTTCTTGATTCATATATTTATTTAGATAATCAAAAATATGATTTTGCTCTTAAATATGAGATGATAGAAGTTATTCCTTCTATTCGTGAACTTGATATTTTTCTTCAGGAAGCTAGTAGAAAAATAAGTAAATCTTCTTTGAGATTTAATAATTTTATCTACACTAACAATTCTTTAAATACTTTAGAAGGAAAAAAGGTTATTGTTAAATACAGCCCTCTTGATACTGAGATTTTGTATTTGTTTTTTAGAAATCAATTCTTAGGAACTGCTAATATTTCAGCTGGATAAAAATATACTGCACCTAAAATCTTAGATGGCTAAGATAAAGAGTGCAGTTTTTTAGTTGATTTAAAATAGCATATTTATTGAAACTATGGTAATATACCTTAAAGAGGTGAAATTATGAAACTATTAAAAAATATATTGATAGGTTTAGCAATCTTATGGTTTGCATGGGTATTCCTATTGCAAAGATTAGGAGAACTCCTGTTCTTTTTTAATGCCCCACCAGCATTACAAATAATAATAGTAGTTGCTATAATTATTATAATAAGGCTAATATGGGTAGATAAAAATAATAAACATTATTAAGAAAAACTTCAAAGTTACTGTTATACTCTGCATATACTCTTGTGGATCAAATGGATTTAAAAACTTCAAAGTTACTGTTATACAAAATTAGAAGTGCTGATGACCCAGCTCCTGCTGCATTTAAAAACTTCAAAGTTACTGTTATACTATATCTCAAAAACCTGTAACTTTAAAATGTTTAAGATTTAAAAACTTCAAAGTTACTGTTATACTTGGAGTAGAAACAGATGTAAATGAGCTAGATGATATTTAAAAACTTCAAAGTTACTGTTATACCAGTCTTTCCAGTTGAATGTCCTGAGGTAACAACAGATTTAAAAACTTCAAAGTTACTGTTATACTTTACCATAGCTCTATACCTACCTTTTTGTCGGTCATTTAAAAACTTCAAAGTTACTGTTATACTTAGGAATAGATATAATGCTGAATCCTGAAGCAGAAGATTTAAAAACTTCAAAGTTACTGTTATACAATTTTCACAAAGGATATCTTCCAATAGATGATTAATTTAAAAACTTCAAAGTTACTGTTATACGATATTTTGCTGCATAGTGCATAGAAAGGAGAAATAAATTTAAAAACTTCAAAGTTACTGTTATACTGGAGAAGAGAATTCAAGGGAAGTTGAAAATGATAAATTTAAAAACTTCAAAGTTACTGTTATACAAAGTCTTATTTTCCAACCTCTTTCCCCCAAAAAAGATTTAAAAACTTCAAAGTTACTGTTATACATAGTTACTTGTAAAAAAGAACTTGAAGAAAATGCTTATTTAAAAACTTCAAAGTTACTGTTATACTTTACACTGCTTTTTAAAGCAGAAGCTCCAAGAAGATTTAAAAACTTCAAAGTTACTGTTATACCCTTACAGTTAAATTTATATAGTTTATTATTTCTGATTTAAAAACTTCAAAGTTACTGTTATACAAGCAGAAGAGGTGGAAATTAAAATATCTGAAAAATATTTAAAAACTTCAAAGTTACTGTTATACTAGTAGAATATTAACTGAGTAGTTTTTA
Coding sequences within it:
- a CDS encoding ACT domain-containing protein gives rise to the protein MKEKYLIVNKKILPDYFEKVVEARNLLTEGKVKGISDAVKMVGISRSTYYKYKDYVFLPSDNSIGRKALVSMMLEHKKGVLSEVLNYLSSVNGNIITINQNIPINEVASVVISLDISDITIPIEDIISGIEQINYVGSTKLLSLE
- a CDS encoding helix-turn-helix domain-containing protein; the protein is MDTEKELQLQRFKIIEPFLRKEKKLKEIEEETGVSYATLKRWVNAYKKNGILGLDKKQRTDKDSYRAIDEDGVEFIEQICRESKETKISKLYSFCKEKLSSKYNISYPTFYRIVSNLDGFFNKSSSLHMKKIKKENQVYLVLEIPLYILVSEEESEHKIVPQLLISIDVATLKPINHALNYNTSSIYTLLSFIRESMLKVSVKSGKLVKPQEILVSSENINNKKILKEIYDSTSIKITEYFSENEEIRKFVSFLEEDIEKFYYQNNKILSYQNLKSFLDSYIYLDNQKYDFALKYEMIEVIPSIRELDIFLQEASRKISKSSLRFNNFIYTNNSLNTLEGKKVIVKYSPLDTEILYLFFRNQFLGTANISAG
- the ptsG gene encoding glucose-specific PTS transporter subunit IIBC; this encodes MKIFAEVQKIGKALMTPVAILPAAGLFLAFGNKLQFTLMEQAGQVIFSNLPLLFAIGAAIGLVGGDGVAALSAVVAILIMNTTMGIVSGAAAGIAAGDMSYAMVLGIPTLQTGVFGGLIAGIIAAVCYKKFYKTELPAFLGFFAGKRLVPIVTAVAAFVIGLAMPVIWQPVQIGLAKLSYLANETNTNVSTFIFGVIERSLIPFGLHHIFYAPFWYQFGEYTNAAGQVVNGDQAIWFAMLKDGVTNFSSATYQGAGKFLTGKFVFMMFGLPAAALAMYQEAKPANKKLVGGILFSAALTSFLTGITEPLEFSFLFVAPILYGIHCIFAGLSFMLMNMLNVRIGMTFSGGLIDYIAFGVLPGTSGFQNNWYLVIVVGLCLSVVYFFGFRFAIRKFNLMTPGREDAVIEEVSASGNEIKSDELAVGVLEALGGKDNLVSLDSCITRLRVEVKDTKTVSDKDLKKLGASGVLKVGTNGVQAIFGSKAQFICNDLKKMTGI